A genome region from Erigeron canadensis isolate Cc75 chromosome 3, C_canadensis_v1, whole genome shotgun sequence includes the following:
- the LOC122594333 gene encoding uncharacterized protein LOC122594333, giving the protein MAAAVADEPKTNTAIMEPLSKSLHPLHEIAMTPTHKLLLKQWLKEEELILNRIALKETQIDSVSKEITHLYCFFFLFHSISLMLLFSSSNGSSSCNRSWIPSLCSLLCSLGLIWAVRYKTDTEAHLEKMLEREKEDGNLLGKCVDELKKKGLEFDLLKEVDALRRAKSLKVETKAVKKWSARDFVTLFFFTVSCFVLVLTRVILCN; this is encoded by the coding sequence ATGGCAGCAGCAGTAGCAGATGAACCCAAAACCAACACAGCAATCATGGAACCGTTATCGAAATCGTTACACCCACTTCACGAAATCGCAATGACACCAACGCACAAGCTTCTTTTAAAACAATGGTTGAAAGAAGAAGAACTAATCTTGAACCGTATCGCTCTCAAAGAAACCCAAATCGATTCCGTTAGTAAAGAAATTACTCATCTTTactgtttcttttttcttttccattccaTTTCACTCATGCTCCTTTTTTCGTCTTCAAATGGGTCGTCTTCTTGTAATCGATCTTGGATTCCGTCGCTCTGTTCTTTACTCTGCTCTCTCGGGCTGATTTGGGCTGTCAGATATAAGACTGATACAGAAGCCCATTTGGAgaaaatgttggaaagggaAAAGGAAGATGGGAATTTGTTGGGGAAGTGTGTTGATGAGTTGAAAAAGAAAGGGTTGGAATTCGATTTGTTGAAAGAAGTCGACGCATTGAGACGGGCTAAAAGTTTGAAAGTTGAAACGAAAGCGGTTAAGAAATGGTCTGCAAGAGATTTTGTTACTCTATTTTTCTTTACTGTTTCTTGTTTTGTTCTTGTGCTTACTAGGGTTATTTTATGTAATTGA
- the LOC122593854 gene encoding sperm-associated antigen 1 has protein sequence MNMNSNNNNNNKIESAHQMYRDGKYEEALENYTLALSFAKSVPQKIALHSNRAACFLKLHLFKKAAEECTSVLELDYEHTGALMLRAQTLVTLKEYHSALFDVNRLIELNPSSEVYQDLEARLKTQLSLAPIPEAETELEEEEEDYNEEENKDEECASLEENNKDEQSTSLGEHDLEECASSGVEGNHSDNSKGPMLKNEVRNPKDFKSGITTAPQTESLREAIPKPKGHSRLDYSRWDKVEDDSSEDDDDDDEDSQPQYRFRVKNIGVRSVK, from the exons ATGAACatgaatagtaataataataataataataagatagaAAGCGCGCATCAGATGTATAGAGATGGAAAATACGAAGAAGCCCTTGAGAATTACACCCTTGCTCTTTCTTTCGCCAAATCTGTTCCCCAAAAAATCGCTCTTCATAGCAATCGTGCTGCTTGTTTCCTTAAACTCCATCTCTTTAAAAAG GCGGCAGAAGAATGTACATCAGTGCTTGAGCTTGATTATGAGCATACAGGAGCGTTGATGTTACGGGCTCAAACTCTGGTCACCCTCAAGGAGTACCACTCAGCATTATTTGATGTAAACCGCCTCATTGAGTTGAATCCTTCATCTGAAGtgtatcaagatcttgaagcgcGTTTAAAGACACAGTTG TCCCTTGCTCCAATACCCGAGGCTGAAACCGAGctagaagaggaagaagaagattacaatgaagaagaaaataaagatGAAGAATGTGCTTCATTGGAAGAAAACAACAAAGATGAACAATCTACGTCGTTGGGAGAACATGATCTTGAAGAGTGTGCTTCATCAGGAGTAGAAGGAAACCATAGCGATAACTCGAAGGGACCTATGCTGAAAAATGAGGTCAGAAACCCAAAAGACTTTAAGAGTGGCATCACTACTGCCCCTCAAACAGAAAGCCTCAGGGAGGCAATTCCGAAGCCTAAAGGGCATTCACGTCTTGATTATTCAAGATGGGACAAAGTCGAAGATGATAGCAGCGAAGATGAtgacgacgatgatgaagattCACAACCTCAGTATCGTTTCCGTGTAAAAAATATCGGTGTAAGGTCCGTAAAGTAG
- the LOC122593326 gene encoding uncharacterized protein At4g15545, translated as MSENSSSTISSSPDFSLPDEILSVIPTDPYDQLDLARKITSMAIASRVSKLESEADKLRQNLNEKDRSIFELEAKVSELKQTCHNVQLRLQLTLEDNAKLVEERDSLAMTTKKLGRDLAKLETFKRQLMQSLNDNDSTQSATIDIRTYDQSATRAYSVKEEETNGYRRHRSFSGSTDGHIPDDASKHAGQRFSVTPYMSNRVTPSGTPKTISTSVSPRRYSASGTTSPTKSQYEGRSTMSSWYSSSQQSSAGNSPPRGPPLPGRASKIDGKEVFRQARSRLSYEQFSAFLANIKELNAQKQSREETLKKAEEIFGTDNKDLYLSFQALLNRNKQ; from the exons ATGTCTGAAAACAGCAGTAGTACAATTAGCAGCAGTCCAGATTTTAGTTTACCTGATGAAATACTATCAGTGATTCCAACTGATCCTTATGATCAGTTGGATCTTGCTCGCAAGATCACTTCCATGGCGATTGCTTCGCGCGTTTCGAAATTAGAATCCGAAGCGGATAAATTACGACAAAATTTGAATGAAAAAGATCGGTCTATTTTCGAACTTGAAGCCAAAGTTTCTGAGTTGAAACAGACTTGTCATAATGTTCAGTTGCGGTTGCAGCTTACACTTGAAGATAAT GCAAAACTGGTGGAGGAACGAGATTCGTTAGCTATGACTACGAAGAAATTAGGGCGCGATTTAGCTAAG CTGGAGACGTTCAAACGACAATTAATGCAGTCATTAAACGACAATGATTCAACT CAATCAGCAACTATAGATATACGAACATATGACCAATCTGCCACCAGGGCTTATTCGGTTAAAG AAGAGGAGACTAACGGTTATAGAAGGCACCGCTCTTTTAGTGGCTCTACAGATGGACATATACCTGATGACG CCTCAAAGCATGCTGGTCAAAGGTTTTCTGTGACACCATACATGAGTAACCGTGTAACACCAAGTGGAACTCCAAAAACAATCTCTACAAGTGTGTCTCCTAGAAGATATTCTGCTTCTGGTACTACATCCCCAACAAAAAGCCAATATGAAGGGCGTAGTACAATGTCATCATGGTACTCATCGAGTCAGCAATCTTCAGCTGGAAACTCTCCTCCTCGTGGTCCCCCACTGCCAG GCCGTGCCTCCAAAATTGATGGAAAGGAGGTCTTCCGTCAAGCAAG GAGTCGTCTATCTTATGAGCAATTCAGCGCTTTTTTAGCAAATATAAAGGAGTTAAATGCTCAAAAGCAATCCCGTGAG gAGACTTTGAAGAAAGCAGAAGAAATATTCGGAACTGATAACAAAGATCTGTATTTATCATTTCAAGCTCTGCTAAATCGCAATAAGCAATAA